A genome region from Fodinibius salicampi includes the following:
- a CDS encoding histidine kinase dimerization/phosphoacceptor domain -containing protein, which translates to MESPKFPIRWKLLSGFVGLALLVLVVVLFAVSQILDNRIREDINSSFHEAGKIFEQLQDVRFRQLRQTATLVADMPYMKAAISTGDPNTINQQIRQELVHLLHFDPLISDTLASEPLTTSLDSVGLVMVFDKDGVLLGQLSNIDPNKTSMSSKSGVQKALKGQYPQQSYIWKQGENYFNVITIPVFLQNQVIAALSLGYPIRNREAELLAQVIGYEVSYYVDEKLLTTSIDSLLEKDRTILSKGIEQASVDEINRQGSTTIEMEMKNQQWLAYLLPMVQYDPQSVEISGYYAVAKSLTQALEPLHQLQRVIYLIGFGGILIAIVLGITLTKNLTRPINRLLDGIKRIENEDYDHPVSVESRDEFGQLTRTFNKLVTNIKESIREKETLLAEIHHRVKNNLAVISGLLQLEGNNVEDEQTERIIKNSQLRIQSMATVHEMLYKAQNFNNLAFNDFIKKMVNSIHDIYKSAYSDLSVDIDAEDIDLNVNQAVPFGLMVNELVTNAFKHAYPDGGSGTVAISFYEEEGSVVLKVEDEGKGLDDDFSLEESESLGFSLIKILSTQIDAKIKIESERGTKITVIFEKKDKKGSSSSLNLN; encoded by the coding sequence ATGGAATCTCCTAAATTTCCTATTCGATGGAAGTTACTATCCGGATTCGTAGGCCTTGCTCTGCTGGTGTTGGTCGTGGTGCTTTTTGCAGTTAGCCAAATCTTAGATAACCGGATTCGCGAAGATATAAACTCAAGTTTTCATGAGGCTGGAAAGATTTTTGAGCAATTGCAGGATGTTCGATTTCGACAGCTTCGGCAGACAGCTACACTCGTGGCTGATATGCCCTATATGAAGGCTGCGATTTCAACAGGAGATCCAAACACCATAAACCAGCAAATTCGCCAGGAATTAGTTCACCTCTTGCATTTTGATCCCCTGATTTCTGATACTCTGGCTTCGGAACCGCTAACGACTAGCCTGGATTCTGTGGGATTAGTAATGGTTTTTGACAAAGATGGAGTTCTTCTTGGTCAATTATCCAATATCGATCCTAACAAAACATCTATGAGTAGTAAATCTGGGGTACAAAAAGCTTTGAAAGGACAGTATCCGCAACAATCATATATCTGGAAACAAGGAGAGAATTATTTTAATGTGATTACTATACCGGTCTTTTTGCAGAATCAGGTTATTGCAGCACTTTCACTTGGGTATCCTATTCGTAATCGCGAAGCAGAACTACTTGCTCAAGTGATCGGATACGAGGTATCGTATTATGTGGATGAAAAGCTCTTAACTACTTCTATTGATTCCTTGTTGGAAAAAGATCGGACAATTCTTTCTAAAGGCATTGAGCAAGCTTCTGTAGACGAAATTAACCGGCAGGGCAGCACGACCATCGAAATGGAAATGAAGAATCAGCAATGGCTCGCATATTTATTGCCAATGGTACAATATGATCCTCAGTCTGTAGAAATTTCAGGTTATTATGCTGTTGCAAAATCATTGACACAGGCTCTGGAACCCCTTCATCAATTGCAACGCGTTATTTATCTAATTGGTTTTGGAGGAATATTAATAGCGATTGTTCTTGGCATCACTCTAACAAAAAATTTGACGCGTCCGATTAATCGGTTGCTCGATGGTATTAAAAGGATTGAAAATGAGGATTATGATCATCCTGTTTCTGTTGAAAGCCGGGATGAGTTTGGGCAATTGACGCGAACTTTTAATAAGCTGGTAACCAATATCAAGGAAAGTATAAGGGAAAAAGAGACCCTGTTGGCGGAAATTCATCACCGGGTTAAGAATAATCTGGCGGTTATTTCTGGATTATTGCAATTGGAAGGTAATAACGTTGAGGATGAACAAACGGAGCGGATTATTAAGAATAGTCAATTGCGTATCCAGTCGATGGCCACGGTACACGAAATGCTTTATAAAGCACAGAATTTTAATAACCTTGCTTTCAATGATTTTATCAAAAAGATGGTCAACTCCATTCATGATATATATAAATCAGCTTATTCGGACCTGAGTGTAGATATTGATGCGGAAGATATTGATCTAAATGTGAATCAAGCTGTTCCTTTTGGGCTCATGGTTAATGAGCTGGTAACCAATGCTTTTAAGCATGCCTATCCTGATGGGGGATCAGGAACGGTGGCCATTTCATTTTATGAAGAAGAAGGTAGCGTAGTTCTCAAGGTAGAAGATGAGGGGAAGGGGTTGGATGATGATTTTTCTTTGGAAGAAAGTGAGTCATTGGGTTTTTCTCTTATCAAAATACTATCTACACAGATAGACGCGAAAATAAAGATAGAATCTGAGCGTGGAACAAAGATCACCGTTATTTTTGAGAAAAAAGATAAAAAAGGATCAAGCAGTTCATTGAATTTGAATTAA